CACCGGTGTCGACATGCTGCTCGATCAGGTCACCCAGGGCGTCCAGCCGTTCCTCGCGCAGCGCGGCGAAGGAGACTCCGGGGGCGGGGACGAAGTCACGGCCGGAGACGGCCGCCACGTCGGCGAGGAACGCCCGGCGGAAGTCGTCGTTCTCCAGAGCCCCGTGCCAGGTGGTCCCCCAGACGGAACCGGCCCGGCAGCCGTCCAGGAACGGCTCGCCCCCATCGGCCGTCACGACGCCGTGGTGGATCTCGTAGGCCGCGACGCGGCAGCCGTACGCCTCGCCGACCGGGCGGCCCAGCGTCTTGGCCACGGCGAACTCCACCGTCGCGGGCAGCAGTCCGAGCCCCTCGACCGGCCCCGCCCCGGACTCGACGTCGTCGCGGATGATCCGGGCGAGCATCTGGTAGCCGCCGCAGACGCCCAGCACGGCCCTGCCGGGCAGGGCGTCGGCCAGGCCGGTGGCGCGCAGCCAGGCCAGGTCGGAGACCGTCGCGCGCGAGCCGGGCAGCACCACCAGGTCGGCGTCGTCCAGCTCGGCGGGCGAGGTCACGTAGCGGACCACCACGCCCGGCTCGCAGGCCAGGGCGTCCACGTCGGTGAAGTTGGAGATGCGCGGCAGCCTGACCACCGCGACCCGCAGGCTCTGCCCGCCGTACGGCGCGCGCACCCCGGCCGCGGGCCGGTTGTCCAGGGCGAGGGAGTCCTCGACATCCAGCCAGAGACCGTCCAGCCAGGGCAGCACACCGTACACCTCGCGGCCGGTCAGCTCCCTGATCATGTCGAGACCGGGTTCGAGGAGCTCGCGCGCCCCCCGGAACTTGTTGACCACGAACCCGGCGATCAGCGCCTGGTCGGCGGGCTCCAGCAGCGCCACCGTCCCGTACAGCGAGGCGAAGACCCCGCCCCGGTCGATGTCGCCGA
Above is a genomic segment from Streptosporangium album containing:
- a CDS encoding cobyric acid synthase produces the protein MKGSLLVAGTTSDAGKSVVTAGICRWLARQGVKVAPYKAQNMSLNSFVTADGAEIGRAQAMQAAACGLEPSADMNPILLKPGSDRRSQVVVMGRPLADVDAMEYWDVKEHLRQIAVDALERLRDTYDVVVCEGAGSPAEINLRRGDIANMGLARAADLPVVVVGDIDRGGVFASLYGTVALLEPADQALIAGFVVNKFRGARELLEPGLDMIRELTGREVYGVLPWLDGLWLDVEDSLALDNRPAAGVRAPYGGQSLRVAVVRLPRISNFTDVDALACEPGVVVRYVTSPAELDDADLVVLPGSRATVSDLAWLRATGLADALPGRAVLGVCGGYQMLARIIRDDVESGAGPVEGLGLLPATVEFAVAKTLGRPVGEAYGCRVAAYEIHHGVVTADGGEPFLDGCRAGSVWGTTWHGALENDDFRRAFLADVAAVSGRDFVPAPGVSFAALREERLDALGDLIEQHVDTGALVRLLEGGAPVGLPVLPPGGTPRGAPDFSHNRGVGGGR